A window of Castanea sativa cultivar Marrone di Chiusa Pesio chromosome 1, ASM4071231v1 contains these coding sequences:
- the LOC142640750 gene encoding protein FAR-RED IMPAIRED RESPONSE 1-like produces MEEEKTIGSSRVELNENNIENATEETRNVKEKIEDPKVGMMFNSIDDIMKYYTRYGKEKGFAVAKRSSKKGDDGEVRYVTIACNRAGKPRNRSSNPLKLQSESKTDCKAQLRAVLCPDGKWILNAMVLDHNHGLSPSRTRYYKCNRLLEPHAKKRFASNDKADIRVKKNLKSIVVEAGGHGNLSFIEKDCRNKLSCLHLGEGDVAAMQDFFLKMQVDNSDFFYTMDFNENGRLRNVFWADARSRATFKEFGDVVMFDTTYLVNKYDIPFAHFVGVNHHGQSTLLGCGLISNEDTETFTWLFQTWLKCMFGCPPCAIVTDHDKAMKKAIEIVFPKARHRWCLSHIMEKLSKKLRGYKEYESIKICMQNAVYDSLTKEEFEESWGKFVEKYKLESNEWLLGLYDERHRWVPAFVKDMFWAGMSTTKQGESMHAFFDGYINLKTTLKQFLDQYEPAIAQKVVNENNEDFNSFNLCIPCITHYEMEKQCQSAYTIAKFKEFQRELIGNICCNLFSCKKGTVFSEYELREDVSLGESHRPAIFRVYVNEDTNEVNCNCQLFEFRGILCRHQIMVFIHREVYRIPDKYILKRWSKTVIRSHNKVRISYDNWFVKPEAQRYDKMCKAFYEVANLAADSEDRCEKVMAQIQELKREFENEEGVCGRNKPI; encoded by the coding sequence atggaagaagaaaaaacaatcgGTTCTTCACGCGTGGAgttgaatgaaaataatattgaGAATGCAACAGAAGAAACAagaaatgtaaaagaaaaaatagaggaTCCTAAGGTGGGAATGATGTTTAACTCCATTGATGATATAATGAAATATTACACAAGATATGGGAAGGAAAAAGGGTTTGCAGTGGCTAAAAGAAGCTCTAAAAAGGGTGATGATGGAGAGGTTAGGTATGTGACTATTGCTTGTAATCGTGCTGGAAAGCCAAGGAATAGATCTAGCAACCCACTTAAATTGCAATCAGAATCAAAAACAGATTGCAAAGCACAGCTCAGGGCGGTTCTATGCCCGGATGGAAAGTGGATATTGAATGCCATGGTACTTGACCATAACCATGGATTGAGTCCAAGCAGAACTCGATATTACAAATGCAACAGGCTACTAGAACCACATGCAAAAAAGAGGTTTGCATCGAATGATAAAGCTGATATTAGAGTGAAGAAGAATTTGAAATCAATTGTGGTTGAGGCAGGGGGGCATGGGAATTTGTCATTTATAGAAAAGGATTGCAGAAATAAACTCAGCTGTTTACACCTCGGGGAAGGAGATGTTGCTGCAATGCAAGATTTCTTCTTGAAAATGCAAGTTGATAATTCTGACTTCTTTTACACAATGGATTTTAATGAAAATGGTCGATTAAGGAATGTATTTTGGGCAGATGCAAGGAGTAGAGCAACATTCAAAGAGTTTGGTGATGTTGTCATGTTTGACACAACATACTTGGTTAACAAATATGACATTCCATTTGCTCATTTCGTTGGGGTGAACCATCATGGGCAATCTACATTGCTAGGATGTGGATTGATCTCAAATGAAGACACAGAGACATTTACATGGTTATTTCAAACTTGGCTTAAATGCATGTTTGGATGCCCTCCTTGTGCAATAGTTACAGATCATGACAAAGCCATGAAAAAAGCAATAGAAATTGTTTTCCCTAAAGCACGACATAGATGGTGTTTATCGCATATCATGGAAAAGCTGTCTAAAAAATTGAGAGGGTACAAAGAATATGAATCAATCAAAATTTGTATGCAAAATGCTGTGTATGATtccttaacaaaagaagagtTTGAAGAAAGTTGGGGGAAGTTCgttgaaaaatataaacttgAAAGTAATGAATGGTTACTTGGGTTGTATGATGAGCGTCATCGTTGGGTGCCTGCATTTGTGAAAGATATGTTTTGGGCAGGAATGTCAACTACAAAGCAGGGTGAAAGCATGCATGCATTCTTTGATGGGTATATCAATTTGAAGACTACTTTGAAACAATTTTTAGACCAGTATGAGCCTGCTATAGCCCAAAAAGTggtaaatgaaaataatgaagaTTTCAATTCTTTTAACTTGTGCATCCCATGTATCACTCATTATGAAATGGAGAAGCAATGTCAAAGTGCTTACACAATTGCAAAATTTAAAGAGTTCCAACGAGAGTTAATTGGGAACATTTGTTGTAATTTGTTTTCATGCAAGAAAGGTACTGTCTTTTCAGAATATGAACTACGTGAAGATGTATCACTTGGAGAAAGTCATCGACCTGCAATTTTTAGAGTTTATGTTAACGAGGATACCAATGAAGTTAACTGTAACTGCCAGTTGTTTGAGTTTAGGGGGATATTGTGCAGACATCAAATTATGGTGTTCATTCATAGGGAGGTTTATCGAATACCAGACAAGTACATCTTAAAAAGATGGAGTAAAACTGTCATAAGGAGCCACAATAAAGTTCGGATAAGTTATGACAACTGGTTTGTGAAGCCTGAAGCACAACGCTATGATAAAATGTGCAAAGCCTTTTATGAGGTTGCCAACTTAGCAGCAGATTCGGAAGATAGGTGTGAGAAGGTGATGGCACAAATTCAGGAATTAAAAAGGGAGTTTGAAAATGAGGAAGGTGTTTGTGGAAGGAATAAGCCTATTTAA